The segment CTCCGGTCCAAGGGCCACCACGAGATCCTGGCCGCCCTGCTCTACGGCATCACGAGCCAGAAGGGGCTCATGGCGCTCGTGGGCGATGTCGGCACGGGCAAGACCACGCTGTGTCGGACGCTCTTGCGCGAGCTGCCGGACAGCGTGCAGAGCGCTCTGGTGCTGAATCCGCACCTCTCCGACGCCGAGCTCATCGGGACCATTCTCGACGATCTGGGCGTCGAGCGCCGGGGCACCGCCAAGGGCGAGCTGCTGGCCACGCTGTCGCAGTACCTGCTCGCCGCGGGTGGCGAGGGCAAGACCGTCCTCGTGATCGTCGACGAGGCGCAGCAGATGAGCGTGGAGTCTCTCGAGCAGATCCGCATCCTCTCCAACCTCGAGACGGCCACGCGCAAGCTCCTGCAAATCCTGCTCGTGGGCCAGCCGGAGCTCGAGGAGAAGCTCAAGCTCAACGAGCTCCGTCAGCTCGACCAGCGCATCGGCATCCGCTGCTATCTCAAGCCTCTGCCGCGCAAGGAAACGTTCCGCTACGTCGAGCACCGGATGCGCATCGCGGGGTTGCCGGGAGAGCTGCCCTTCAACCGCTCCGCCCTCGCCAAGATCCATCAGTACAGCCACGGAATCCCGCGCGTCATCAACCTCGTTTGTGACCGCGCGCTGATGGCCGGCTTCAGCAACCGTGTCCGGGAGATCACGCCGACCCTCGTCACGAGCGCGGTGCGCAATCTCGAGGGCGGCCGTCGTGGACGCAACCGCTACACGCGGACATGGTCGCCCCGGGGCAAGCTGCGCCGCGCCGCGATCGTCGCGGGCGCCCTCACCGTGCTTCTGGGCGCGGGCGGAGCGGCGGCGTACTGGGGCGGATGGCATCCAGGCCCGCTCAAGCTGACGGGGCGCCTCGCGAAGCCGGCCCCTGTCCAGGCACCCGCGGCGATCACGCGCGCGGCCACGGTACCCGCGGCGCCAGCTTCCCCGGCGCCTCCGGCTCCCGCAGCTCCCGTGCCGGCATTTCCCGCGTCGACACCACCGGCGTGGGCGCCCATGATCGCGCCCAACCTAGCGGCTCAAGAGGCAGGCGGGCGCCCGCTTCTTCCTCCGACGCCCGAGCCCACGGCCACACCGGTCCCGAAGTCCGCGCCCGGCGCGGCCGCGCTGGCTTCGCACGGCACCCCGGCGGCTCCGTTCGCGCCCGCGGTACCCGCCATGCCGCGCCCGCTGCCCGCGCCCGTCGCTCCAGGCGTCGCCCCGCCCGTGTCTCCTTCCGTGGCGGCTTCCGCAGTTGCCCTCAGCGCTCCCATCGACGCGAGGTTGAGCAGTCCCGTCCTCGAGGCCCAGCGCCAGCTCATGGCCCGACTGCTCGGGCTGTGGGGACTGGCGGACGTCTCGACCGATCGAACACTCCCGGCATGGCCGATGTTGCCGGACGGCGGCCTCGACATCGCCGGAACGGCGGCGCGCTATCAGCTCGCGGCCACCTTTCTGCCATCGACGACGCTTGCTGATCTCCGAGCCATAGGGTTGCCCGCGCTGGTCGAGCTCGCCGACGCACCGGCGGGGCGCCCCTATCTGTTGAAGTCGATCGGAGCCGAGACAGCCACCCTCATCTCCCCCTCCGGCGAGGAGGCCCGCTTCGCCCTCAACTCGCTCGACCCCGCATGGACACGCTCGGCCTGGATCGTATGGCGCAATGTCGACCAGCTGCCGCCGGATCCCTGGCAGGCCATGAATCCAACGGTGCTCACCACCCTCGCCCTGCGCCTCCAGAAGCTTGGCTACCTGTCGGGGCCTCTTCCCGGGACTTATGACGGCCGATTCCAGCAAGCGGTGAGGCGCTTTCAGAAGGCAGTCGGGGGCCTCCAAGAGGATGGCGTCGTCGGTCCCCGCACGACCATGGCGCTGTCGCGGGTGGTCGGTGGCCGGTTCAACCCAACTATCCTCGAAGGCGGGACCCAGTGAGCCGCCTGGCTGACCGCCTCATGGGCATGGATGAGCGGCGGACGCCCCGGCCGGGCCTGGGGGGTATCCCCCACCTGGGGGAGTCGGCCGAGCCACGCCGACAATGGCTTATCGTGGGGACTTTGGTTATTCTGGTTCTAATGGGTATTTTCGCCACCGGAATCGTGCTCCGACCCCATCCGATCTCGTCCCGCTCCGTCGTCGCGCCGGTCGGGACGGCAACGGCTGCTGACACAGCGGTCGCCGAGATACCGCGAGCCCCATCCGTGGCTGACCGGGTGGCGCGCCTGGTGCGCGAGGGCACCGAAGCCGCTCAGGGTGGCCAGATGGACGAGGCCGCGATTGCCTTCCGCAAGGCCGTCGACCTGGATCCCACCGACGCCGAAGCCTGGAATAGCCTGGGCGTGGTCCTGGTCCGGGCCGGCGACGCCGGCAGGGGCATCGAATGCTTCCGTCGCGCCCTGCGCGTCGTCCCGGGCCATTTTGAGGCCCACCGCAATCTGGCCGTGGCCCTCGACCGGCAAGGGCGAGTGGCGGAGGCGACGCGACACTACCGCGCGTTCCTCTCGCAGAAGGGCGCCGGCGGCTCCGAGCGTGCCCAAGTGCTCGCCCGCCTCGAAGAGCTCGGAGCGCGCAGGGCGGGCGAATGAGCACGGCCCCCGACCGCTGGGCATGGAGCCCGCTGGGCCAGATGCTCGTCAGCGACAAGCTTCTGTCCACCGAGCAGCTCAACCAGGCTCTGGAGCGGCAGCGCAAGACCCGCGAGCGGCTGGGGCAGATCCTCATCGACATGAAGCTGATCGACGAGGACATCCTGCTCAGGTACCTGGGCGCGCAGTTCCGCAAGGACTCGATCACGCGCCAGGAGCTGGCCGCCCTCGACCCGGACGTCGTCAAGCTCGTGCCCGAGGAGGTGGCCCGGCAATACGGGGTCATCGCCTCGCAGCGCTCGGGACGACGGCTCATCGTCGCCACGGCGGACCCGCTGAATGTCATGGCCATAGACGATCTCCGGCGCGCCACGGGCCTCGAGGTCGACTTCCGGATCGGGCCGGCCAGCGCTATCCAGGAGGCGATCGAGAAAACCTACCGCAAGGCCACCCAGGGCGTCAGTGCCGAGGGGCTGGACGACGCTCTCAAGGTCGATCTCGGACTCAACGTCGGTCCCGCCACCAGCGTGGCCGAGGGCGTGGTCGACATCAAGCAGCTGCAGACGCAGGCCGACGATCCTCCCGTCGTGCGCGTGGTCAACTACGTGCTTGGCCGCGCGGCGCTCGACGGCGCCTCCGACATCCATGTGGAGCCGCACGACGACCGTACGCGCGTCCGCTATCGCATCGACGGCCTGCTCTTCGACCTGCTCGAGATCCCCCGCCAGCTCCACCTGGCCGTGGTCTCACGCATCAAGATCATTTCGCGGCTCGACATCGCCGAGCGACGCTTGCCCCAGGACGGCAGCTTCTCCTCCCGCATCCACGGGCAGGAGTTCGACTTCCGCGTCTCCACTCTCCCCACGCTCTATGGCGAAAAAGTTGTGCTCCGCCTCCTCGAGAAGGCCGCGGTGGTCGAGCGCTACAGCATCGAAAACCTCGGCTTCGAGGCGGAGCAGCTCGAGCTGTTCCTGAAAGGCATCCGCCGCCCGTGGGGCATGGTGCTGATGACGGGCCCGACGGGCAGCGGCAAGTCAACGACGCTCCACACCGCGCTCAAGTTCATCAAGTCCCCGCGGAAGAACATCGTCACCGTCGAGGATCCGGTCGAGTACCGTCAGCCCGGCATCCAGCAGGTGCAGGTGAAGAGCGAGATTGGCTTCGACTTCGCGCGCTCTCTCCGCTCGATCCTCCGCCAGGATCCCGACATCATCATGGTCGGTGAGATCCGCGACCAGGAGACGGCGCAGATCGCGGTCAAGGCGGCCCTCACCGGCCACCTCGTGCTCTCGACCCTGCACACCAATGACGCCGTGTCCACCCTGATCCGGCTCGTCAATATCGGCGTGGAGCCGTTTCTGGTCGCCTCGGCCGTCAACATTGCCGCGGCGCAGCGCCTGGTGCGCAAGATCTGCAAGGACTGCAAGGAGTCGTACAAACCGAGCGCGGACGAGATGGCCCTGTTCGCGCCGGATCCCGGGCCCGAGGTGCTCTATCGCGGCCGCGGCTGCAAGAGCTGCCGCAACGTGGGCTACGCGGGCCGGATGGCCCTCTACGAAGTGTTCGCGGTGGACTCTGAGGTCCGTCGCATGCTGATCGACGGCGCGGATGGAGACAAGATCCAGCGCTACGCGATGGGATCGGGGATGGTCACCCTTCGCAAGTGCGGCTTTCGCCAGGCCGCGCGGGGCCTGACCTCCCTCGAAGAGGTCCTGACCGTGGCCGCGGACATCGACTAGGCCATGCCGGTTTTCCAGTACGAGATCGCCGACCGCAAGGGCGCGGTGAGCCGGGGTACCGCCGAGGCGGTCGAGCAGGCCGAGCTCATCAACCGCTTCCGCGAGCGGGGCCAGGTGGTGCTGTCCCTACGGGAGACGGCGGGCGGCCGTGCCGCGACCAGCGGGATCGGGAGGGAATCGGTCGGCGAGGCCTTCCGCCAGTCCTTCAAGCGGATGTCCAGCGGCGTCAACCTCAGCATCATCCTGCTCTTCACCGGACAGCTGGCCGCCATGCTGGGCGGCGGCCTCCACCTCGTGCGCATCCTGACCGCCCTCGCGGCGGAGTCGACCCACAAGGTCTTCAGCAAGGTGCTGGAGCGGGTGCGGGACGACATCACGGCCGGGGCGACCTTCGCCGACTCGCTGGCGCAGCACCCCCACGTCTTCAACCGCCTCTACGTCTCGATCGTGCGCGCGGGCGAGGTCTCGGGCTCGCTCCCCGTCGTGCTCGACACGCTCACCACCTATCTGGAGAAGACCGAGTCCATCCGGCGCAAGGTCAAGGGCGCCATCGCCTACCCCGCGGTGATCCTGGTCGTGGCGACCCTCATCGTCATCTTCATGATCATCAAGATCGTGCCGGTCTTCGAGAGCGTCTATTCGAAGGCGGGGGCTCTGCTCCCCCTGCCCACCCGCATCCTCATCCAGATCAGCAGTATCATGCGGAACTGGCTGCTCCTCGTCGTCCTCGCCGTGCTGGTGATGGCCGCGCTGCTCTTCGCGCTGTACCAGACTCACGGCGGACGCCGCTTTTTCGACACCTGCAAGCTCAAGATGCCGCTCTTCGGGGGCCTCATCCGCAAGGCGATCCTGGCGCGCACCTGCCGCACCCTCAGCGTGCTCCTCAACGCGGGCATCCCGCTCATCGAGGCCATGGAGACGGTCTCCAAGGTCGCCGGCAATTCGGTCATCGAACAGGCCTTGACGGACGCGACCCAGCGCATGCGCGACGGCGGCACCATCGCCGAGACGCTCCGCCAGACCGGTCATTTCCCGAGCATGGTCACCCAGCTCGTGTCCACGGGCGAGGAGAGCGGCACGCTGCCCGGCATGCTCTCCAAGGCCGCTGCCTACTACGAGCAGCAGGTGGATCAGGCCGTGGCCACCCTGTCCTCGCTGATCGAGCCGATCATGATCGTGATCATGGGCGGTATCGCGGGGGGCGTGATCTTCGCGCTCTATCTGCCCATCTTCAATCTCGGTCAGGCGATGAGAGGCAGGTAGCGGCCCTGGGATCATGACGAGCCCGGCGAGCCCTGCGTACCGCGTATCGCTCCGTCTCTACGTGGTGTTTTCATTGCTCATGGCCGCCGCGGCGGCGGCCAGCGGCCTCTTCATGCTGTACCTGGCCCGCCCCTTTGCCGCCGAGCTCTCCGGCCCTCAGACCCGACAGCTGACCGTGCTGCTCTTCACGGGTTCCGCCGTAGCCGGCGCCCTCGCGGCCATTGGCGGCCTCATCGTCGGCCTGAACCTGGCCGGGCGCATCCGGGGCATCGTCGAGAAAGCGGAGGCGCTGTCACCGCATCTGGATGACGAGCCCGGCGTGCGGAGGAAGCCGACCACGGTGCGGGACGAGCTGGGCGTGCTCGACGCGTCGGTCGACCGGCTCACCCTGTCCATGGACCGATTCATCCGCGACAGCGACATCCTGGCCCGGCTGCCCGAAGGCATGCTGCTCCTCGGACCCTCGGCCACCCTCGTATCCTTTAACACCACCGCGGAGGCGCTTCTCGGACTGTCGCTCGAGGCGTATCGGGGCGAGCCTATCCTGTCGGAGACGGGGGCCCTGCCCCGGTCCGCCGGCAATGACCCGCTGGCCCGTCTGCTCGAGGACGAGGCGGGCGGGCTCGATCCCGTCCACGAGACCGAGGTCGCCATCGTCACGGCCAAGGGGGATGCCTTGCTGCTCGAGATCACGGCTCAGCGCCGTGACTGGGGGCGCGCGGCGACGGCCCAGGTTCTCGTCGTCCGTGACGCCTCGGAGAAGCGGCGCATCCGCGAGCAGATCCGCCGCGCCGACCAGCTCGCCTTCCTGGGCGGCATGGCCGCCCGCATCGCGCACGAGATCCGGACGCCGCTCGCCACCATCCGCGGGCTCCTCGAATTGCTTCAGGCCGATCTGCCCGCGGGCGACAATCGTCGCCAGTACATCGACCGGGTGCTCCTCGGCGTGGACCGCCAGAACCGCCTCGTGGAGAACCTGCTGACCCTGGCCCAGCCGGAGCCCGGAACGTGGCAGGCGGTATCGCTGCCGGAAACCCTCGAGGAGCTGATCCGGATGCTGCCGCCCGATTCCCGGCTGGTGCTGGATCGAGTCGACTCCGATGCCGTGCCGCCCGTCTGGGGCGACCCCTTTCACCTGTCCGAGGTCTTCACCAACCTCATCCAGAATGCGCTGGAGGCCGCGCCCGAGGGCGGGACGGTCCGGGTGCGGGTCGAGCCTCGCGGAGGGGACTATGTCCGCGTCCTCGTCTGGAACTCCGGCGCGGGCATTGCCCCCGAGCTTCTCGAGCGCATTTTCCAGCCGTTCTTCACGACCAAGGCGCGGGGGACGGGATTGGGGCTGCCCATCGCGCGCCAGATCATCGAGGCTCACCGGGGCACCCTCACCGTGGAGAGCGACGGCAAGTCGGAGACCAGCTTTGTCGCCGAGCTCCCCACCACGGCGCCCGTGATGACCGCCGGAGCCAAGCCGTGAGCGAGAAGATCCTGATCACGGAGGACGACGAGGACCTCGCGTTCGTGATCCGCGAGGCGCTCGTGCGTCAGGGCTATGAGGCCGAGGTGGCGCCCACGGCGGGCGCCCTCCTCGACAAGCTCAAGGCCGCCCAGTACGATCTCATCTTGCTCGACGTCCGGCTCCCCGACATGGACGGCCTCGACGCCATCCCGCGCGTCCGGGATCTCGCGCCGGAGACGCCCATCATCGTGATGACCGCCCACGGCACGCGGCAGATCGCCATCAATGCCATCACGCGCGGGGCGTACGACTTCTTCACCAAGCCGCTCAAGATGGCCGAGTTCCAGGTCGTGGTCGCCCGCGCCCTCGACCGGCGACGCCTGCAGATGCAGGTGCGGGCGCTCCGGGAAGGGCAGGCCGCGGGCGGCTTCGATGACTTGATCGGCAAGAGCGAGTCTCTCAAGCGCGTGCTCGACATGGCTCAGCGCGCCGCGCCCACGGACCTGACGGTGCTCATCCAGGGCGAGAGCGGCACGGGCAAGGAGCTCATGGCCCGGGCCATTCATCGGCTCAGCCCTCGCAAGGACGGGCCCTTCATCCCCGTCAACTGCGCGGCCATCCCCGAGGGTCTCCTGGAGTCCGAGCTCTTCGGCCACGAGCGCG is part of the Candidatus Methylomirabilota bacterium genome and harbors:
- a CDS encoding AAA family ATPase; amino-acid sequence: LRSKGHHEILAALLYGITSQKGLMALVGDVGTGKTTLCRTLLRELPDSVQSALVLNPHLSDAELIGTILDDLGVERRGTAKGELLATLSQYLLAAGGEGKTVLVIVDEAQQMSVESLEQIRILSNLETATRKLLQILLVGQPELEEKLKLNELRQLDQRIGIRCYLKPLPRKETFRYVEHRMRIAGLPGELPFNRSALAKIHQYSHGIPRVINLVCDRALMAGFSNRVREITPTLVTSAVRNLEGGRRGRNRYTRTWSPRGKLRRAAIVAGALTVLLGAGGAAAYWGGWHPGPLKLTGRLAKPAPVQAPAAITRAATVPAAPASPAPPAPAAPVPAFPASTPPAWAPMIAPNLAAQEAGGRPLLPPTPEPTATPVPKSAPGAAALASHGTPAAPFAPAVPAMPRPLPAPVAPGVAPPVSPSVAASAVALSAPIDARLSSPVLEAQRQLMARLLGLWGLADVSTDRTLPAWPMLPDGGLDIAGTAARYQLAATFLPSTTLADLRAIGLPALVELADAPAGRPYLLKSIGAETATLISPSGEEARFALNSLDPAWTRSAWIVWRNVDQLPPDPWQAMNPTVLTTLALRLQKLGYLSGPLPGTYDGRFQQAVRRFQKAVGGLQEDGVVGPRTTMALSRVVGGRFNPTILEGGTQ
- a CDS encoding tetratricopeptide repeat protein, producing MADRVARLVREGTEAAQGGQMDEAAIAFRKAVDLDPTDAEAWNSLGVVLVRAGDAGRGIECFRRALRVVPGHFEAHRNLAVALDRQGRVAEATRHYRAFLSQKGAGGSERAQVLARLEELGARRAGE
- a CDS encoding ATPase, T2SS/T4P/T4SS family, producing the protein MSTAPDRWAWSPLGQMLVSDKLLSTEQLNQALERQRKTRERLGQILIDMKLIDEDILLRYLGAQFRKDSITRQELAALDPDVVKLVPEEVARQYGVIASQRSGRRLIVATADPLNVMAIDDLRRATGLEVDFRIGPASAIQEAIEKTYRKATQGVSAEGLDDALKVDLGLNVGPATSVAEGVVDIKQLQTQADDPPVVRVVNYVLGRAALDGASDIHVEPHDDRTRVRYRIDGLLFDLLEIPRQLHLAVVSRIKIISRLDIAERRLPQDGSFSSRIHGQEFDFRVSTLPTLYGEKVVLRLLEKAAVVERYSIENLGFEAEQLELFLKGIRRPWGMVLMTGPTGSGKSTTLHTALKFIKSPRKNIVTVEDPVEYRQPGIQQVQVKSEIGFDFARSLRSILRQDPDIIMVGEIRDQETAQIAVKAALTGHLVLSTLHTNDAVSTLIRLVNIGVEPFLVASAVNIAAAQRLVRKICKDCKESYKPSADEMALFAPDPGPEVLYRGRGCKSCRNVGYAGRMALYEVFAVDSEVRRMLIDGADGDKIQRYAMGSGMVTLRKCGFRQAARGLTSLEEVLTVAADID
- a CDS encoding type II secretion system F family protein; amino-acid sequence: MPVFQYEIADRKGAVSRGTAEAVEQAELINRFRERGQVVLSLRETAGGRAATSGIGRESVGEAFRQSFKRMSSGVNLSIILLFTGQLAAMLGGGLHLVRILTALAAESTHKVFSKVLERVRDDITAGATFADSLAQHPHVFNRLYVSIVRAGEVSGSLPVVLDTLTTYLEKTESIRRKVKGAIAYPAVILVVATLIVIFMIIKIVPVFESVYSKAGALLPLPTRILIQISSIMRNWLLLVVLAVLVMAALLFALYQTHGGRRFFDTCKLKMPLFGGLIRKAILARTCRTLSVLLNAGIPLIEAMETVSKVAGNSVIEQALTDATQRMRDGGTIAETLRQTGHFPSMVTQLVSTGEESGTLPGMLSKAAAYYEQQVDQAVATLSSLIEPIMIVIMGGIAGGVIFALYLPIFNLGQAMRGR
- a CDS encoding ATP-binding protein; this translates as MTSPASPAYRVSLRLYVVFSLLMAAAAAASGLFMLYLARPFAAELSGPQTRQLTVLLFTGSAVAGALAAIGGLIVGLNLAGRIRGIVEKAEALSPHLDDEPGVRRKPTTVRDELGVLDASVDRLTLSMDRFIRDSDILARLPEGMLLLGPSATLVSFNTTAEALLGLSLEAYRGEPILSETGALPRSAGNDPLARLLEDEAGGLDPVHETEVAIVTAKGDALLLEITAQRRDWGRAATAQVLVVRDASEKRRIREQIRRADQLAFLGGMAARIAHEIRTPLATIRGLLELLQADLPAGDNRRQYIDRVLLGVDRQNRLVENLLTLAQPEPGTWQAVSLPETLEELIRMLPPDSRLVLDRVDSDAVPPVWGDPFHLSEVFTNLIQNALEAAPEGGTVRVRVEPRGGDYVRVLVWNSGAGIAPELLERIFQPFFTTKARGTGLGLPIARQIIEAHRGTLTVESDGKSETSFVAELPTTAPVMTAGAKP